A region of Anopheles merus strain MAF chromosome 2R, AmerM5.1, whole genome shotgun sequence DNA encodes the following proteins:
- the LOC121589166 gene encoding uncharacterized protein LOC121589166 isoform X1, with protein sequence MLYNINEEDVTLAQNDLLNSFRFKRLAEFTQILNRTKNSALKPAIVQSVFEAVLSQPNSETYLQACLAHGARVDKKSGRGEYPIHLAAKSRDINNLKLLLIRHEVNVNQLSDDGYSAIDFICPSHADEHSADTFAKSIECIKLLHKHGATIDTSNLAKRLAKLKQETEIMAEFMQGIEPFVTVAASGVPETETVDNHMLLENAITCGNLERAKQIIESHASPQTSPYISKKILTICFERGCFEMLEYILQILPATEIQPRISQKTWMSFLVQRVNGSDLECRFFKCLKLCLSYPQFDIDERNGWDYTALHYAATLKLKHVQELLLQKGAYIGGRDIFGVYTISQIDPLVLVRHFDSCVYTSPRIGDEHGANSPIVYVELSNFVPPKLEGNEQHFTHSTQDKSYKSLRPALMEFTNVSKLSRLNEKEKKARQQLIEHPVIATSLYIREPPPTTVGLLLRFIRLVPAILLFVPLNSWWFIRCESILLICLFIFEVILNASYITHFFDKRNKNKFQSVPNPTILCTMLVEIGLIACLIYFTFLEHSKVHQLSCCIFLTGFATKRFIASWDCLAEKIHTLDIVVTNIICNIFIYSFILGIFALSFCVHDSNFGQTVVLPNNTASSTNTTFESTSKTAKLIEQLAMFDGKIVVLDKKIDLAFYRVDVVSFLILVPIALANIITALAITDVSELTAQSRCVKIALRTSSAFVPEHPAVELCRGMSKYVEEKCFSLRNRNNVQYIAMYTGRNHEIELHRVNDEAEKPEILWKADDKFTKLLIDAAFADEIT encoded by the exons ATGCTGTACAACATAAATGAAGAGGATGTTACCCTTGCCCAGAATGATCTGCTTAATAGTTTTCGATTTAAAAGATTAGCTGAATTCACACAAATCCtaaatcgaacaaaaaatTCTGCACTTAAACCAGCCATCGTACAATCGGTGTTTGAGGCTGTTTTATCCCagccaaacagtgaaacatATCTACAAGCATGTCTAGCTCATGGAGCTCGGGTTGATAAG AAATCCGGCCGAGGAGAGTACCCGATACATCTAGCAGCAAAATCACGCGACATCAACAATTTGAAGCTACTGCTAATACGGCACGAAGTCAACGTTAATCAACTGTCCGATGATGGCTATAGcgcaattgattttatatgtCCATCACACGCTGATGAACACTCCGCCGATACCTTCGCCAAAAGTATTGAATGCATAAAGCTGTTACACAAACACGGGGCCACTATAGACACCTCTAACCTAGCGAAACGTTTAGCAAAGTTGAAGCAGGAAACCGAGATCATGGCTGAGTTTATGCAAGGAATTGAACCCTTCGTAACGGTGGCTGCAAGCGGCGTACCTGAGACTGAGACTGTGGATAACCACATGTTATTGGAGAATGCCATTACATGTGGGAACTTGGAGAGGGCTAAACAAATCATTGAATCGCACGCAAGCCCACAAACCTCACCATACATATCCAAGAAAATACTTACCATTTGCTTTGAACGCGGATGCTTTGAAATGTTGGAATATATATTACAAATACTTCCAGCGACTGAAATACAGCCTCGGATAAGCCAGAAAACATGGATGTCGTTTCTGGTACAGCGTGTAAATGGATCGGATCTCGAGTGTCGGTTTTTCAAATGCTTAAAGCTATGTCTGAGCTATCCTCAATTCGACATCGACGAAAGAAATGGTTGGGATTATACTGCTTTACACTATGCGGCCACCTTGAAACTGAAGCACGTGCAGGAGCTGCTTCTTCAGAAAGGTGCGTACATAGGTGGAAGGGACATATTTGGCGTTTACACGATTAGCCAAATTGACCCACTAGTGCTGGTGCGACACTTTGATTCCTGTGTGTACACTAGCCCCAGGATAGGGGATGAGCATGGTGCAAACTCACCTATTGTATACGTTGAGTTGAGCAACTTTGTTCCTCCCAAGCTCGAGGGAAACGAGCAACACTTCACACACTCAACACAAGATAAATCCTATAAAAGCTTGCGACCTGCATTGATGGAGTTCACCAATGTGTCCAAATTGTCCAggttaaatgaaaaagaaaaaaaagctcgcCAGCAGCTCATTGAACATCCAGTAATTGCTACTTCTCTTTACATTCGTGAACCACCACCGACTACAGTGGGATTGTTGTTGAGATTTATCAGATTAGTACCGGCTATCTTATTATTTGTACCCTTGAACAGCTGGTGGTTTATTCGGTGCGAGTCGATTCTGCTCATTTGTCTCTTCATATTCGAAGTCATCCTGAACGCCAGTTACATCACGCACTTTTTTGATAAACGCAACAAGAACAAATTCCAATCGGTTCCTAATCCAACAATCCTCTGCACCATGCTGGTGGAGATAGGTTTGATAGCGTGTTTGATATACTTCACATTTTTGGAACACAGCAAGGTCCATCAGCTGAGCTGTTGCATTTTTCTCACTGGATTCGCCACTAAACGGTTCATTGCCAGCTGGGACTGTTTAGCTGAGAAAATCCATACACTAGACATAGTTGTGACGAACATTATATGCAACATTTTTATATATTCGTTTATACTTGGAATATTTGCGCTCTCCTTTTGCGTGCACGACTCAAACTTTGGGCAAACGGTTGTACTGCCGAATAACACTGCTAGCTCAACTAATACGACCTTTGAGTCAACATCCAAAACCGCGAAATTGATTGAACAACTGGCGATGTTTGATG GAAAGATAGTTGTGTTGGATAAGAAAATAGACTTGGCATTTTATCGAGTTGATGTTGTAAGTTTTCTTATTTTAGTGCCAATTGCTTTGGCGAACATAATAACTGCTTTAGCAATTACAGATGTTTCG GAACTCACCGCTCAATCGAGGTGTGTAAAAATTGCTCTCAGGACTAGCAGCGCTTTTGTGCCAGAGCATCCGGCCGTTGAGCTGTGCAGAGGAATGTCAAAATATGTGGAAGAAAA ATGTTTCTCTCTCAGGAACCGCAATAATGTGCAATACATTGCAAT GTACACTGGACGAAACCATGAAATAGAACTTCACAGAGTAAACGACGAAGCCGAGAAGCCAGAAATTTTATGGAAAGCAGACGACAAATTTACCAAATTATTAATAGATGCTGCATTTGCTGATGAAATCACATGA
- the LOC121589166 gene encoding uncharacterized protein LOC121589166 isoform X3: MLYNINEEDVTLAQNDLLNSFRFKRLAEFTQILNRTKNSALKPAIVQSVFEAVLSQPNSETYLQACLAHGARVDKKSGRGEYPIHLAAKSRDINNLKLLLIRHEVNVNQLSDDGYSAIDFICPSHADEHSADTFAKSIECIKLLHKHGATIDTSNLAKRLAKLKQETEIMAEFMQGIEPFVTVAASGVPETETVDNHMLLENAITCGNLERAKQIIESHASPQTSPYISKKILTICFERGCFEMLEYILQILPATEIQPRISQKTWMSFLVQRVNGSDLECRFFKCLKLCLSYPQFDIDERNGWDYTALHYAATLKLKHVQELLLQKGAYIGGRDIFGVYTISQIDPLVLVRHFDSCVYTSPRIGDEHGANSPIVYVELSNFVPPKLEGNEQHFTHSTQDKSYKSLRPALMEFTNVSKLSRLNEKEKKARQQLIEHPVIATSLYIREPPPTTVGLLLRFIRLVPAILLFVPLNSWWFIRCESILLICLFIFEVILNASYITHFFDKRNKNKFQSVPNPTILCTMLVEIGLIACLIYFTFLEHSKVHQLSCCIFLTGFATKRFIASWDCLAEKIHTLDIVVTNIICNIFIYSFILGIFALSFCVHDSNFGQTVVLPNNTASSTNTTFESTSKTAKLIEQLAMFDDVSLSGTAIMCNTLQCTLDETMK, translated from the exons ATGCTGTACAACATAAATGAAGAGGATGTTACCCTTGCCCAGAATGATCTGCTTAATAGTTTTCGATTTAAAAGATTAGCTGAATTCACACAAATCCtaaatcgaacaaaaaatTCTGCACTTAAACCAGCCATCGTACAATCGGTGTTTGAGGCTGTTTTATCCCagccaaacagtgaaacatATCTACAAGCATGTCTAGCTCATGGAGCTCGGGTTGATAAG AAATCCGGCCGAGGAGAGTACCCGATACATCTAGCAGCAAAATCACGCGACATCAACAATTTGAAGCTACTGCTAATACGGCACGAAGTCAACGTTAATCAACTGTCCGATGATGGCTATAGcgcaattgattttatatgtCCATCACACGCTGATGAACACTCCGCCGATACCTTCGCCAAAAGTATTGAATGCATAAAGCTGTTACACAAACACGGGGCCACTATAGACACCTCTAACCTAGCGAAACGTTTAGCAAAGTTGAAGCAGGAAACCGAGATCATGGCTGAGTTTATGCAAGGAATTGAACCCTTCGTAACGGTGGCTGCAAGCGGCGTACCTGAGACTGAGACTGTGGATAACCACATGTTATTGGAGAATGCCATTACATGTGGGAACTTGGAGAGGGCTAAACAAATCATTGAATCGCACGCAAGCCCACAAACCTCACCATACATATCCAAGAAAATACTTACCATTTGCTTTGAACGCGGATGCTTTGAAATGTTGGAATATATATTACAAATACTTCCAGCGACTGAAATACAGCCTCGGATAAGCCAGAAAACATGGATGTCGTTTCTGGTACAGCGTGTAAATGGATCGGATCTCGAGTGTCGGTTTTTCAAATGCTTAAAGCTATGTCTGAGCTATCCTCAATTCGACATCGACGAAAGAAATGGTTGGGATTATACTGCTTTACACTATGCGGCCACCTTGAAACTGAAGCACGTGCAGGAGCTGCTTCTTCAGAAAGGTGCGTACATAGGTGGAAGGGACATATTTGGCGTTTACACGATTAGCCAAATTGACCCACTAGTGCTGGTGCGACACTTTGATTCCTGTGTGTACACTAGCCCCAGGATAGGGGATGAGCATGGTGCAAACTCACCTATTGTATACGTTGAGTTGAGCAACTTTGTTCCTCCCAAGCTCGAGGGAAACGAGCAACACTTCACACACTCAACACAAGATAAATCCTATAAAAGCTTGCGACCTGCATTGATGGAGTTCACCAATGTGTCCAAATTGTCCAggttaaatgaaaaagaaaaaaaagctcgcCAGCAGCTCATTGAACATCCAGTAATTGCTACTTCTCTTTACATTCGTGAACCACCACCGACTACAGTGGGATTGTTGTTGAGATTTATCAGATTAGTACCGGCTATCTTATTATTTGTACCCTTGAACAGCTGGTGGTTTATTCGGTGCGAGTCGATTCTGCTCATTTGTCTCTTCATATTCGAAGTCATCCTGAACGCCAGTTACATCACGCACTTTTTTGATAAACGCAACAAGAACAAATTCCAATCGGTTCCTAATCCAACAATCCTCTGCACCATGCTGGTGGAGATAGGTTTGATAGCGTGTTTGATATACTTCACATTTTTGGAACACAGCAAGGTCCATCAGCTGAGCTGTTGCATTTTTCTCACTGGATTCGCCACTAAACGGTTCATTGCCAGCTGGGACTGTTTAGCTGAGAAAATCCATACACTAGACATAGTTGTGACGAACATTATATGCAACATTTTTATATATTCGTTTATACTTGGAATATTTGCGCTCTCCTTTTGCGTGCACGACTCAAACTTTGGGCAAACGGTTGTACTGCCGAATAACACTGCTAGCTCAACTAATACGACCTTTGAGTCAACATCCAAAACCGCGAAATTGATTGAACAACTGGCGATGTTTGATG ATGTTTCTCTCTCAGGAACCGCAATAATGTGCAATACATTGCAAT GTACACTGGACGAAACCATGAAATAG
- the LOC121589166 gene encoding transient receptor potential cation channel protein painless-like isoform X2, translating into MLYNINEEDVTLAQNDLLNSFRFKRLAEFTQILNRTKNSALKPAIVQSVFEAVLSQPNSETYLQACLAHGARVDKKSGRGEYPIHLAAKSRDINNLKLLLIRHEVNVNQLSDDGYSAIDFICPSHADEHSADTFAKSIECIKLLHKHGATIDTSNLAKRLAKLKQETEIMAEFMQGIEPFVTVAASGVPETETVDNHMLLENAITCGNLERAKQIIESHASPQTSPYISKKILTICFERGCFEMLEYILQILPATEIQPRISQKTWMSFLVQRVNGSDLECRFFKCLKLCLSYPQFDIDERNGWDYTALHYAATLKLKHVQELLLQKGAYIGGRDIFGVYTISQIDPLVLVRHFDSCVYTSPRIGDEHGANSPIVYVELSNFVPPKLEGNEQHFTHSTQDKSYKSLRPALMEFTNVSKLSRLNEKEKKARQQLIEHPVIATSLYIREPPPTTVGLLLRFIRLVPAILLFVPLNSWWFIRCESILLICLFIFEVILNASYITHFFDKRNKNKFQSVPNPTILCTMLVEIGLIACLIYFTFLEHSKVHQLSCCIFLTGFATKRFIASWDCLAEKIHTLDIVVTNIICNIFIYSFILGIFALSFCVHDSNFGQTVVLPNNTASSTNTTFESTSKTAKLIEQLAMFDGKIVVLDKKIDLAFYRVDVVSFLILVPIALANIITALAITDVSELTAQSRCVKIALRTSSAFVPEHPAVELCRGMSKYVEEKCFSLRNRNNVQYIAMYVTSVVHWTKP; encoded by the exons ATGCTGTACAACATAAATGAAGAGGATGTTACCCTTGCCCAGAATGATCTGCTTAATAGTTTTCGATTTAAAAGATTAGCTGAATTCACACAAATCCtaaatcgaacaaaaaatTCTGCACTTAAACCAGCCATCGTACAATCGGTGTTTGAGGCTGTTTTATCCCagccaaacagtgaaacatATCTACAAGCATGTCTAGCTCATGGAGCTCGGGTTGATAAG AAATCCGGCCGAGGAGAGTACCCGATACATCTAGCAGCAAAATCACGCGACATCAACAATTTGAAGCTACTGCTAATACGGCACGAAGTCAACGTTAATCAACTGTCCGATGATGGCTATAGcgcaattgattttatatgtCCATCACACGCTGATGAACACTCCGCCGATACCTTCGCCAAAAGTATTGAATGCATAAAGCTGTTACACAAACACGGGGCCACTATAGACACCTCTAACCTAGCGAAACGTTTAGCAAAGTTGAAGCAGGAAACCGAGATCATGGCTGAGTTTATGCAAGGAATTGAACCCTTCGTAACGGTGGCTGCAAGCGGCGTACCTGAGACTGAGACTGTGGATAACCACATGTTATTGGAGAATGCCATTACATGTGGGAACTTGGAGAGGGCTAAACAAATCATTGAATCGCACGCAAGCCCACAAACCTCACCATACATATCCAAGAAAATACTTACCATTTGCTTTGAACGCGGATGCTTTGAAATGTTGGAATATATATTACAAATACTTCCAGCGACTGAAATACAGCCTCGGATAAGCCAGAAAACATGGATGTCGTTTCTGGTACAGCGTGTAAATGGATCGGATCTCGAGTGTCGGTTTTTCAAATGCTTAAAGCTATGTCTGAGCTATCCTCAATTCGACATCGACGAAAGAAATGGTTGGGATTATACTGCTTTACACTATGCGGCCACCTTGAAACTGAAGCACGTGCAGGAGCTGCTTCTTCAGAAAGGTGCGTACATAGGTGGAAGGGACATATTTGGCGTTTACACGATTAGCCAAATTGACCCACTAGTGCTGGTGCGACACTTTGATTCCTGTGTGTACACTAGCCCCAGGATAGGGGATGAGCATGGTGCAAACTCACCTATTGTATACGTTGAGTTGAGCAACTTTGTTCCTCCCAAGCTCGAGGGAAACGAGCAACACTTCACACACTCAACACAAGATAAATCCTATAAAAGCTTGCGACCTGCATTGATGGAGTTCACCAATGTGTCCAAATTGTCCAggttaaatgaaaaagaaaaaaaagctcgcCAGCAGCTCATTGAACATCCAGTAATTGCTACTTCTCTTTACATTCGTGAACCACCACCGACTACAGTGGGATTGTTGTTGAGATTTATCAGATTAGTACCGGCTATCTTATTATTTGTACCCTTGAACAGCTGGTGGTTTATTCGGTGCGAGTCGATTCTGCTCATTTGTCTCTTCATATTCGAAGTCATCCTGAACGCCAGTTACATCACGCACTTTTTTGATAAACGCAACAAGAACAAATTCCAATCGGTTCCTAATCCAACAATCCTCTGCACCATGCTGGTGGAGATAGGTTTGATAGCGTGTTTGATATACTTCACATTTTTGGAACACAGCAAGGTCCATCAGCTGAGCTGTTGCATTTTTCTCACTGGATTCGCCACTAAACGGTTCATTGCCAGCTGGGACTGTTTAGCTGAGAAAATCCATACACTAGACATAGTTGTGACGAACATTATATGCAACATTTTTATATATTCGTTTATACTTGGAATATTTGCGCTCTCCTTTTGCGTGCACGACTCAAACTTTGGGCAAACGGTTGTACTGCCGAATAACACTGCTAGCTCAACTAATACGACCTTTGAGTCAACATCCAAAACCGCGAAATTGATTGAACAACTGGCGATGTTTGATG GAAAGATAGTTGTGTTGGATAAGAAAATAGACTTGGCATTTTATCGAGTTGATGTTGTAAGTTTTCTTATTTTAGTGCCAATTGCTTTGGCGAACATAATAACTGCTTTAGCAATTACAGATGTTTCG GAACTCACCGCTCAATCGAGGTGTGTAAAAATTGCTCTCAGGACTAGCAGCGCTTTTGTGCCAGAGCATCCGGCCGTTGAGCTGTGCAGAGGAATGTCAAAATATGTGGAAGAAAA ATGTTTCTCTCTCAGGAACCGCAATAATGTGCAATACATTGCAATGTATGTTACAAGTGTC GTACACTGGACGAAACCATGA
- the LOC121589167 gene encoding uncharacterized protein LOC121589167: protein MAEFLQGIEPFVPVAASGVPETETETEIVDNHMLLENAITCGNLERAKQIIESHASPQTSPYISKKILSICFERGCFEMLEYIFQILPAAGLESRITMKTWLSFLVQRVTGSNPECRFFKCLKLCLTYPQFDIDGRNGWDYTALHYAATLKLKHVQELLLQKGAYIGGRDIFGVYTISQIDPLVLKRHFDSCVYTSPRIADEHGANSPIVYVMLSNFVPPNHEENSAQSKSNVHVSYKTMRPALMELTNVSNISHSEEKIRQQLIEHPVISTLLYIRDPPVTPFVCFFKCIRLVPFMLMFVLNNSSWFILCEVILLFGLFIFEFVLNFGYFKYFCDTRRKHLFRSMPKKSITMLIEIVMILHFMYFTFIAYSQLNQLICCILLAGINAKRFFASWKWSAKNIYALEIVMGKIILYILNHAYIFIVFAYVFYVQAVFLNVEIESLASNNTGSMTNTTLASISIVDKLLDQLAMFIGELNIADKRLDSWFYKLIVGSFLIIVPISLANLISASAIVDVMKIYDESRRIDIALRFGYACNLEHPVFKFIQYIINWKWWLMLRDDVKYIAMDTGKNFEITLHVNNRNKQEILWQTDRQFAKRLVNAAFANKVQKTPQSESRVLRKSSRFKEERFATSSL from the exons ATGGCTGAATTTTTGCAAGGAATTGAACCCTTCGTACCGGTGGCTGCAAGCGGCGTACCTGAGACTGAGACTGAGACTGAGATTGTGGATAACCACATGTTATTGGAGAATGCCATCACCTGTGGGAACTTGGAGAGGGCTAAACAAATCATTGAATCGCACGCAAGCCCACAAACCTCACCATACATATCCAAGAAAATACTCTCCATTTGTTTTGAACGCGGATGCTTTGAAATGTTGGAATATATATTCCAAATACTCCCAGCGGCTGGATTAGAGTCCCGGATAACCATGAAAACATGGCTGTCGTTTTTGGTACAGCGTGTAACTGGATCGAATCCCGAGTGTCGGTTTTTCAAATGCTTAAAGCTATGCCTGACCTATCCTCAATTCGACATCGACGGAAGAAATGGTTGGGATTATACTGCTTTACACTATGCGGCCACCTTGAAACTGAAGCACGTGCAGGAGCTGCTTCTTCAGAAAGGTGCGTACATAGGTGGAAGGGACATATTTGGCGTTTACACGATTAGCCAAATTGACCCACTAGTACTAAAGCGACACTTTGATTCCTGTGTGTACACTAGTCCCCGGATAGCGGATGAGCATGGTGCAAACTCCCCTATTGTTTACGTCATGTTGAGCAACTTTGTTCCCCCCAATCACGAGGAAAACAGTGCGCAAAGCAAATCAAATGTACATGTATCCTATAAAACCATGCGACCTGCATTGATGGAGTTAACCAATGTGTCCAATATTTCACATTCCGAGGAAAAAATACGCCAGCAGCTCATTGAACATCCAGTGATATCTACCTTACTTTACATTCGGGACCCACCAGTAACGCcattcgtgtgtttttttaaatgtataaGACTAGTTCCGTTTATGTTAATGTTCGTTTTGAACAATTCTAGCTGGTTTATCTTGTGTGAAGTTATATTGCTGTTTGGTCTCTTTATATTCGAATTCGTTCTGAACTTCGGTTACTTCAAGTACTTTTGCGATACACGTCGCAAGCATCTTTTCCGATCGATGCCGAAAAAGTCAATCACAATGTTGATAGAAATAGTGATGATACTacattttatgtattttacatttattgcATACAGTCAATTGAACCAGCTGATCTGTTGCATTCTTCTTGCGGGAATCAACGCAAAACGATTCTTTGCCAGCTGGAAGTGGTCGGCCAAGAACATTTATGCGCTAGAAATTGTTATGGGGAAAATTATACTCTACATTTTGAATCACGCATACATATTTATAGTATTTGCGTACGTATTTTACGTTCAAGCTGTATTTTTAAACGTTGAAATAGAGTCTTTGGCGTCTAATAATACTGGAAGCATGACAAATACGACATTAGCGTCAATATCTATTGTCGACAAACTGCTTGACCAATTGGCGATGTTTATTG GAGAACTAAACATAGCAGACAAGAGACTTGACAGCTGGTTTTATAAACTGATCGTTGGAAGTTTTCTTATCATAGTGCCAATTTCCTTGGCTAACCTAATATCTGCTTCTGCAATTGTAGACGTTATG AAAATCTACGACGAATCTAGGCGCATAGACATTGCTCTTAGGTTTGGCTACGCTTGCAATTTAGAACATCCAGTTTTTAAGTTTATTCAATATATTATAAATTGGAAATG GTGGTTGATGCTCCGGGATGATGTGAAATATATTGCAAT GGACACTGGAAAAAACTTTGAAATCACGCTTCACGTAAATAACAGGAATAAGCAGGAAATTTTGTGGCAAACAGACCGCCAATTTGCCAAAAGATTAGTTAATGCTGCATTTGCTAACAAAGTGCAGAAGACCCCTCAATCTGAGTCGAGAGTGTTGCGCAAATCTTCTCGATTTAAAGAGGAGAGGTTTGCGACAAGCTCACTTTGA